The segment AGCTGCGCAGACGAGACGTCCGCGCTACTTTATTTACACACCCTACCCTGGGCTTCACGGGCTTTGGAAACTTGTTCTGACTCAGGCCATTTGTTGAGGATGAAATCGTAATAAGTGCAGCTCTCTTTATACTGTTGAAGCGTTTCCAGTGACTGGGCCAGGGTCAGGTAGTGTTTTGGGTGGTGAACGGTTTCCGGATAACTTTTGATCAGGCCTTTGATCCTGTCGATTGCAGCCCCTGGACGTCCGGTTCTGGAGTAATAGAAAGCTACGAGGTATTCATGTTCAGCAAGATGCCAGTAGCACTCGACAACATATTTTCGAGCTTCCTGAAATTGCTCACAGTTCGGATAGTTATCCACGACTTTCTTGAATTCTTCCAACGCTTTTTTTGTGTTGGTTTGGTCCCGGTCAGGTTTTTCCGCCATCTTCAAATAGCAATGTCCCATGCGGAGCTGAGCGTAACAGGCTTTTGGGCTGAACGGAAACAGACTGATGAAATCCTGATACTCCTGATAGGCAAGAAGCAGGCTCGAGTGCCGTCCTTCTCCAAAAAAACTATCCGCAATTCCGAGTTTTGCAGTGATGCGGTACTCACTCTGCGGAAAGGACTCAAATACTGTTCGAAATGCTTCGCGAGCTCTTTCCCAATCTTCTTCTTTCATGTAATTCAAACCGAGCTGATAGAGTTCGGCATCGGATTTCGTCTTGGGATCGAGAGTAGCCTGTTTTGGACCACAAGAAACTACTCCAAGAAACAACATCAGGATGATCAGCTTACGCGCCATTCATTACTCCATGCGATAAGAACGCCCATCTGCAAACAGCTTTTTCAACCATTGATATTCTGCTGTTAACCCTTCTTTTAAAGGAATTTTCGGATTGTAATCAAAGTCAATTTTCGCGAGATCAGTTGAAGCAAAAGTATGGCGCATATCACCTTTCTGTTTTTCCGCGTACTTCATATCGATTTTTGTATTCATGATTTCGCCGAGCATTTGCAGAACTTCGTTGACGGAAATCCGGCTTCCCCCGCCGAGATTATAGACCTGGCCCTCTTTCCCCTTTTCGGATGCGAGTATCGTACCACGGACTATATCATCCACATATGTGAAATCTCTCGTCTGATTTCCATCTTCAAATACAGTGATACTGCGCCCTTCCAGCGTAGCCAGAATGAACCGATAAAACCCCATATCCGGGCGCTGGCGGGGTCCGTAAACAGTAAAGTATCGCAACGAGACGCAGGGAATGCCAAAACTTCGCCAATAAAGATAACAGAGATCCTCCGCGGCAACCTTTGTTACACCATAAGGCGAAACCGGCTTCAACAGGGCTTCTTCTTTCATTGGAATTTCTTCGGTATCTCCGTAAACGGAGGATGTCGATGCAAACACAAATTTTTTCAGGTTACATCTCTTGGACTCTTCCAGAAGCAATTGAGTCGCCTCAATATTGTTTTTT is part of the bacterium genome and harbors:
- a CDS encoding NAD-dependent epimerase/dehydratase family protein, with translation MKAIVTGAAGFIGSHLCEELVSKGYEVTGVDSFLDYYPRWIKESNLQKLRTATGFQLLDQNILDVDWGPLLSTTDVVFHLAAQAGVRSSWSKNFIIYTKNNIEATQLLLEESKRCNLKKFVFASTSSVYGDTEEIPMKEEALLKPVSPYGVTKVAAEDLCYLYWRSFGIPCVSLRYFTVYGPRQRPDMGFYRFILATLEGRSITVFEDGNQTRDFTYVDDIVRGTILASEKGKEGQVYNLGGGSRISVNEVLQMLGEIMNTKIDMKYAEKQKGDMRHTFASTDLAKIDFDYNPKIPLKEGLTAEYQWLKKLFADGRSYRME
- the bamD gene encoding outer membrane protein assembly factor BamD; translated protein: MARKLIILMLFLGVVSCGPKQATLDPKTKSDAELYQLGLNYMKEEDWERAREAFRTVFESFPQSEYRITAKLGIADSFFGEGRHSSLLLAYQEYQDFISLFPFSPKACYAQLRMGHCYLKMAEKPDRDQTNTKKALEEFKKVVDNYPNCEQFQEARKYVVECYWHLAEHEYLVAFYYSRTGRPGAAIDRIKGLIKSYPETVHHPKHYLTLAQSLETLQQYKESCTYYDFILNKWPESEQVSKAREAQGRVCK